One Fusobacterium sp. JB019 DNA window includes the following coding sequences:
- the hutI gene encoding imidazolonepropionase: protein MKADLVIYNIGTLVTSKELEKKSIGDMENIEVLHNAYLAVRDGKILDLGEGNAPETLIEESTKLIDAKKKVVTPGLVDSHTHLVHYGSRENELPLKIKGVPYLEILRQGGGILSTVRHTREATDEQLYKKSFDVLDRMLAFGVTTVESKSGYGLNLETELRQLETSKRLNENHPIDVISTFLGAHAVPEEYKENPKGYIDEVIKMLPIVKEKNLAEFCDIFCEDSVFNVEESRHILNEAKKCGFKLKIHADEIVSLGGAELAGELGAISAEHLMAVSDQGIKDLHVNNVIANILPATSFNLGKAYAPVRKMIDTGVTVALSTDYNPGSCPCENIQLVMNIASAQIKMTPLEIFKGITINGAKAIGKEEFIGSLEVGKNADFVIFDVKNLNYIFYNIGINHVKDVYKLGEQVVKDGKIFYA from the coding sequence ATGAAAGCTGATTTAGTTATATATAATATAGGGACTTTGGTTACATCAAAGGAACTTGAAAAAAAATCTATAGGAGATATGGAAAATATAGAAGTTTTACACAATGCTTATTTAGCAGTTCGTGATGGAAAAATTTTAGATCTTGGGGAAGGAAATGCTCCTGAAACTTTAATAGAAGAAAGTACAAAATTAATAGATGCTAAGAAAAAAGTTGTAACTCCAGGGTTAGTAGATTCCCACACTCATTTAGTTCATTATGGATCTAGAGAAAATGAATTACCTCTTAAGATAAAAGGTGTTCCTTATTTGGAAATATTAAGACAAGGGGGAGGAATCTTAAGTACAGTAAGACATACCAGAGAAGCTACAGATGAGCAGTTATATAAAAAATCATTTGATGTTTTAGATAGAATGCTTGCCTTTGGTGTTACTACTGTTGAAAGTAAAAGTGGTTATGGATTAAATTTAGAAACAGAATTAAGACAGTTAGAAACTAGTAAAAGATTAAATGAAAATCATCCTATTGATGTCATTTCAACTTTTTTAGGAGCTCACGCAGTTCCTGAAGAATATAAGGAAAATCCAAAGGGATATATAGATGAAGTTATAAAAATGTTACCTATTGTAAAGGAGAAAAATTTAGCAGAATTTTGTGATATTTTCTGTGAGGATAGTGTTTTTAATGTTGAAGAAAGTAGACATATATTAAATGAAGCAAAAAAATGTGGATTTAAACTGAAAATCCATGCTGATGAAATAGTTTCTCTTGGGGGAGCTGAGTTAGCAGGAGAATTAGGAGCAATTTCCGCAGAACATTTAATGGCAGTTAGTGATCAAGGAATTAAGGATTTACATGTTAATAATGTAATAGCTAATATACTTCCAGCTACTTCATTTAATTTAGGAAAAGCTTACGCACCAGTTAGAAAAATGATAGATACAGGAGTTACAGTTGCTCTTTCTACAGATTATAATCCTGGATCTTGTCCATGTGAAAATATTCAACTTGTTATGAATATTGCTTCAGCTCAAATAAAAATGACTCCATTAGAAATATTTAAAGGGATAACAATAAACGGAGCAAAGGCAATAGGAAAAGAAGAATTTATAGGAAGTTTGGAAGTTGGTAAAAATGCAGACTTTGTGATTTTTGATGTGAAAAACTTAAATTATATATTCTATAATATTGGAATTAATCACGTGAAAGATGTGTATAAGCTAGGAGAGCAGGTTGTGAAGGATGGAAAAATTTTCTATGCTTAA
- a CDS encoding HutD family protein, which translates to MLKILSENQGIISKWSGGITKQLYIYPENCDFKKRDFKFRISTATTELEESIFTKFDNMNRVISVLKGKMELNHLDHHHIILNPYDIDHFSGDWTTNSKGKVTDFNLIINNKGIGDFYFKEIANNEIHNLSFKNRISFIYAISGEILINDSILKTGEIAIFDEEEINFKSEKAKLFYGYVEI; encoded by the coding sequence ATGCTTAAAATATTATCTGAAAACCAAGGAATAATTAGCAAATGGAGCGGTGGTATAACTAAACAACTATATATTTATCCTGAAAATTGCGACTTTAAAAAAAGAGACTTTAAATTCAGAATAAGTACTGCTACTACTGAGCTAGAGGAAAGTATATTTACAAAATTTGATAACATGAATAGGGTTATCTCAGTACTTAAAGGGAAAATGGAATTAAATCATCTGGATCATCATCATATTATATTAAATCCTTATGATATTGATCATTTTTCTGGAGACTGGACAACTAATTCTAAGGGAAAGGTCACTGATTTTAATTTAATTATAAACAATAAGGGCATTGGAGATTTTTATTTTAAAGAAATTGCTAATAATGAAATACATAATCTAAGCTTTAAAAATAGAATCTCTTTTATTTACGCCATATCTGGTGAAATTTTAATTAATGATTCTATTTTAAAAACTGGAGAAATTGCTATTTTTGATGAAGAAGAAATTAATTTTAAATCTGAAAAAGCAAAATTATTTTATGGATATGTAGAAATTTAA
- a CDS encoding TetR family transcriptional regulator, whose translation MDFERVKNEEQRRIRVQQIKDAAIKIFDKRKYLDITLAEIAKETKFTRGNLYKYVSSKEEIYLLVLVDEFRKLLENLKANIDRKFSKEVDKFSDIMAETINAHVRFLKLYSILYTVLEKNASEEKLIEFKENFSSCMDELFSIIKLAFPELTIKQIRKFMEVLGCFIIGFYPLANPDPIQKEAFIKSSTGYYPSKFVQTLKEQIIFNLKNVTYSDGKIFSIPYRLV comes from the coding sequence ATGGATTTTGAAAGAGTTAAAAATGAAGAACAAAGAAGAATAAGGGTGCAGCAGATAAAGGATGCTGCTATAAAAATATTCGATAAACGAAAATATTTGGATATTACCCTTGCAGAAATAGCTAAAGAAACTAAATTCACAAGAGGAAATTTATATAAATATGTTTCTTCTAAGGAAGAGATTTATTTGCTGGTTTTAGTTGATGAATTTAGAAAACTTTTAGAAAATTTAAAAGCAAATATTGATCGTAAATTTTCAAAAGAAGTTGATAAATTTTCAGATATAATGGCAGAAACAATTAATGCTCATGTGAGGTTTTTAAAGTTGTATTCTATTTTATATACAGTACTTGAAAAGAATGCATCTGAAGAAAAGCTCATAGAATTTAAGGAAAATTTTAGTAGTTGTATGGATGAATTATTTTCCATTATTAAATTAGCTTTTCCAGAGTTAACTATAAAACAAATAAGGAAATTTATGGAAGTTTTAGGATGCTTTATAATTGGATTTTATCCTCTAGCTAATCCAGATCCTATCCAAAAGGAGGCTTTTATAAAGTCATCCACTGGATATTATCCTTCAAAATTTGTACAAACTTTAAAAGAACAGATAATTTTTAATCTGAAAAATGTAACATATTCAGATGGAAAAATATTCTCTATTCCTTATAGATTAGTTTAG
- a CDS encoding 5-oxoprolinase subunit PxpA, translated as MKIDLNCDLGESFGVYKIGMDEEVLKYISSANVACGWHAGDSVVMGKTVELAKKNNVAVGAHPGFPDLVGFGRRTLNVSPKELKSYVKYQVGALLAFSKSEGLKMQHVKPHGAMYNMAAKDYDLALAIAEAIKEVDDSLILMGLANSEMIRAGKDVGIKVANEVFADRAYNDDGTLVSRALEGAVIHDKDLAISRVIRMVKEGKVESINGKDIDLVPQSICIHGDNPEALEFAKNIREALVKEGIEISSL; from the coding sequence ATGAAAATTGACTTAAATTGTGATTTAGGAGAAAGTTTTGGAGTGTACAAAATTGGTATGGATGAAGAAGTTTTAAAATATATTTCTTCTGCCAATGTTGCTTGCGGATGGCATGCTGGGGATTCAGTTGTTATGGGGAAAACAGTTGAGTTAGCAAAAAAGAATAATGTTGCAGTTGGAGCTCATCCAGGATTTCCTGATTTAGTAGGTTTTGGTAGGAGAACTTTAAATGTCTCACCAAAGGAATTAAAATCTTATGTTAAATATCAAGTAGGGGCGTTACTTGCATTTAGTAAAAGTGAAGGATTAAAAATGCAACATGTTAAACCTCATGGAGCTATGTATAATATGGCTGCAAAGGATTATGATCTTGCTTTAGCTATAGCGGAAGCTATAAAAGAAGTTGATGATAGTTTAATCTTAATGGGGCTAGCAAATAGTGAAATGATAAGAGCAGGAAAAGATGTGGGGATTAAAGTTGCAAATGAAGTATTTGCAGATAGAGCCTATAATGATGATGGAACTCTTGTTTCAAGAGCATTAGAAGGTGCAGTAATTCATGATAAAGATTTAGCTATATCAAGAGTTATTAGAATGGTAAAAGAAGGAAAAGTTGAAAGTATTAATGGAAAAGATATTGATTTAGTACCACAATCTATATGTATCCATGGGGATAATCCAGAAGCTTTGGAATTTGCTAAAAATATAAGAGAAGCACTTGTGAAAGAAGGAATTGAAATATCATCTTTATAA
- a CDS encoding ABC transporter permease: MSILYFLVQQTMFFSIPLLIVALGGMYSERSGIVNIALEGIMIMGAFVSVFFISSYNDAMNPQLLLILAVLVAGLSGGVFALFHAFASINLKADQVISGTALNMFAPAFAIFIARTFGGTQYIQFVDKFHIVKVPVLGSIPIVGRLFFQNAYITTYIGFLIFIVAAFVIKYTRFGLRLRSCGEHPQAADSVGINVYKIRYAGVFISGILAGIGGIAFVIPTSTNFDASVAGYGFLALAVLIFGQWRSNKIFIAAFFFGIMKTVSSTYSGIPILKDLPIPNEIYKMAPYIATLVVLVFFSKKSQAPRAEGIPYDKGSR, translated from the coding sequence ATGAGTATATTATATTTTTTAGTTCAACAAACAATGTTTTTTTCCATTCCTCTTTTAATAGTGGCTTTAGGGGGAATGTATTCAGAAAGAAGTGGTATTGTTAATATCGCACTAGAGGGAATAATGATAATGGGAGCTTTTGTAAGTGTATTCTTTATATCTTCTTATAATGATGCTATGAATCCACAATTATTATTAATATTAGCTGTTCTTGTGGCAGGACTTTCTGGAGGAGTATTTGCTCTTTTCCATGCTTTTGCTTCAATAAATTTAAAGGCAGATCAAGTAATAAGTGGTACTGCTCTTAATATGTTTGCTCCAGCCTTTGCTATATTTATAGCAAGAACTTTTGGTGGAACTCAGTATATTCAATTTGTGGATAAGTTTCATATAGTTAAGGTTCCAGTACTTGGAAGTATTCCTATAGTGGGAAGATTATTTTTTCAAAATGCCTATATAACTACATATATTGGTTTTTTAATATTTATAGTAGCTGCATTTGTAATTAAATATACTAGATTTGGTCTTAGACTTAGATCCTGCGGGGAACATCCTCAAGCAGCAGATTCTGTTGGTATAAATGTTTATAAAATAAGATATGCAGGTGTTTTTATTTCAGGAATATTAGCTGGAATAGGAGGAATAGCCTTTGTAATACCAACATCTACTAATTTTGATGCCTCTGTTGCAGGATATGGATTCTTAGCTTTAGCTGTTTTAATATTTGGTCAATGGAGAAGTAATAAAATATTTATAGCTGCATTTTTCTTTGGGATAATGAAAACAGTTTCAAGTACATATTCAGGAATACCTATATTAAAAGATTTACCTATTCCAAATGAAATATATAAAATGGCACCTTATATTGCTACTTTAGTTGTTTTAGTTTTCTTTTCTAAGAAATCTCAAGCACCAAGAGCAGAAGGTATACCATATGATAAAGGAAGCCGTTAA
- a CDS encoding ABC transporter ATP-binding protein yields MSKYVIEMNNITKIFGTFKANDDITLKVEKGEIHALLGENGAGKSTLMSVLFGLYQPEYGEIKINGEKVNINNPNDANRLGIGMVHQHFKLVHNFTVVENIVLGMETVKNGKLEMGEAKKKIIALSEKYKLQINPDDLISDITVGMQQRVEILKMLYRDNDILIFDEPTAVLMPQEIEELMKIMKQLTSEGKSLIFITHKLNEIKEVADRCTVLRKGKYIGTIDVSSTTKEEMSEMMVGRKVDFNIEKKEVTLGETVLKVEDLSMKSSLSEKLVVKNVNFSVKKGEIVCVAGVDGNGQSELVFGLTGLLPIKNGKIYLKDIDITHKSIRERYLHGLSYIPEDRHKHGLVLDYTLQENLALQSYYKPEFQSHGFLNFKGMKDYAVKLIDKFDIRSSSREKSIVRGMSGGNQQKAIIARELSRELELVIAVQPTRGLDVGAIEFVHKQLIEQRDNGKAVLLISMELDEIMNVSDRILVMHDGEIVANKNPKETTINELGLYMAGSKREEDVK; encoded by the coding sequence TTGTCAAAATATGTAATAGAGATGAATAACATAACTAAAATATTTGGAACTTTTAAAGCTAATGATGATATAACTTTAAAAGTAGAAAAGGGAGAAATTCATGCTCTTTTGGGAGAAAATGGAGCAGGAAAATCAACTCTTATGAGTGTTTTATTTGGTCTATATCAGCCAGAATATGGTGAAATAAAGATCAATGGTGAAAAGGTAAATATTAACAATCCAAATGATGCAAATAGACTGGGTATTGGAATGGTTCATCAACATTTTAAATTAGTTCATAATTTTACAGTTGTAGAAAATATAGTTTTAGGAATGGAGACTGTAAAAAATGGAAAATTAGAAATGGGAGAGGCTAAGAAAAAAATTATAGCTTTAAGTGAAAAATATAAGCTTCAAATAAATCCAGATGATCTTATTTCAGATATAACAGTTGGAATGCAGCAAAGAGTAGAAATTTTAAAGATGCTTTATAGAGATAATGATATACTTATATTCGATGAACCTACAGCAGTGTTAATGCCCCAAGAAATAGAAGAACTTATGAAAATTATGAAGCAACTTACAAGTGAAGGGAAATCCTTAATATTTATTACCCACAAACTAAACGAAATAAAAGAAGTGGCAGACAGATGTACTGTTCTTAGAAAGGGTAAATATATTGGGACAATAGATGTTTCTTCTACTACTAAGGAAGAAATGTCAGAAATGATGGTTGGAAGAAAGGTTGATTTTAATATTGAAAAAAAAGAAGTAACATTAGGTGAAACAGTGTTAAAGGTAGAAGACTTATCAATGAAATCAAGCCTTTCTGAAAAATTAGTTGTAAAAAATGTGAATTTTTCTGTTAAAAAAGGAGAAATTGTTTGTGTAGCAGGTGTTGACGGAAATGGTCAATCGGAACTTGTTTTTGGTCTTACTGGTTTACTTCCAATTAAAAATGGGAAGATATATTTAAAAGATATTGATATAACTCATAAAAGTATTAGAGAAAGATATCTTCATGGGTTATCTTATATACCAGAGGATAGACATAAACATGGTCTTGTTTTAGATTATACTTTACAAGAAAATTTAGCCCTTCAAAGTTATTATAAACCAGAGTTTCAAAGTCATGGTTTTTTAAATTTTAAAGGAATGAAAGATTACGCTGTTAAACTTATTGATAAATTTGATATTAGATCTAGCAGTAGAGAAAAATCTATAGTTAGAGGAATGTCTGGTGGAAATCAACAAAAGGCAATTATAGCTAGAGAATTAAGTAGAGAATTAGAACTTGTTATAGCTGTTCAACCAACGAGAGGTTTAGATGTTGGAGCCATAGAATTTGTACATAAACAATTGATAGAACAAAGGGATAATGGAAAAGCAGTTCTTTTAATTTCCATGGAACTTGATGAAATTATGAATGTAAGTGATAGGATACTTGTAATGCATGATGGGGAAATTGTAGCAAATAAAAATCCAAAGGAAACAACAATAAATGAATTAGGACTTTATATGGCAGGTTCTAAAAGAGAGGAGGATGTTAAATGA
- a CDS encoding ABC transporter permease, translating into MKKLVNFASSLLAVIAGLVFGLIILFITNSQDAIAGFQTILAGGLSNGISGVGQVLYLATPIIMTGLSVGFAFKTGLFNIGASGQFTLGAFVAVYIGIKGSFLGPVHWVVALIAAGIAGAIWGFIPGILKARFNVNEVISSIMMNYIGMYFVNMLVFRNIYDSGRNQSLPVASTALIPKAGLNTLFRARNLNIGIFIALLFVILMYILLEKTTFGYELKACGQNKDAAKYAGINSKRNIALSMTIAGALAGIGGALLYLAGSGKYLQVVDIIAPEGFSGISVALLGLSNPIGILFSGIFIAHIIVGGNYLQLYNYVPEVIDMIISVIIYCGAFSLLFRAVLKRLITRREEKK; encoded by the coding sequence ATGAAAAAGTTAGTTAATTTTGCTTCTTCACTTCTTGCTGTTATTGCTGGTTTGGTTTTTGGATTAATAATTTTATTTATCACAAATTCACAAGATGCAATTGCAGGATTTCAAACTATTTTAGCAGGAGGACTTTCAAATGGTATATCAGGTGTGGGGCAGGTACTTTATCTTGCAACACCTATAATAATGACAGGTCTTTCAGTTGGTTTTGCTTTTAAAACAGGATTGTTTAATATAGGAGCTTCTGGTCAATTTACTTTAGGAGCCTTTGTTGCAGTTTATATTGGAATAAAGGGAAGCTTTTTAGGACCAGTTCACTGGGTAGTTGCTTTAATTGCTGCAGGGATAGCAGGTGCTATTTGGGGATTTATTCCAGGAATTTTAAAGGCAAGATTTAATGTAAATGAAGTTATTTCTTCTATAATGATGAATTATATAGGAATGTATTTTGTTAATATGTTAGTTTTTAGAAATATATATGATTCTGGAAGAAATCAATCTTTACCAGTTGCAAGCACAGCTTTAATACCTAAAGCTGGTCTTAATACTTTGTTTAGAGCAAGAAATTTAAATATAGGAATATTTATAGCTTTGTTATTTGTAATTCTTATGTATATATTATTAGAAAAGACAACCTTTGGTTATGAATTAAAGGCTTGTGGTCAGAATAAAGACGCAGCTAAATATGCTGGAATTAATTCAAAAAGAAATATTGCCCTTTCAATGACAATTGCAGGTGCTCTTGCAGGAATTGGTGGAGCTTTATTATATCTAGCAGGTAGTGGGAAATATTTACAAGTTGTAGATATAATTGCCCCAGAAGGTTTTAGTGGGATATCAGTTGCCCTACTTGGTCTTTCTAATCCAATTGGAATATTATTCTCTGGAATATTTATAGCTCATATTATAGTTGGCGGAAATTATTTACAACTTTATAATTATGTTCCTGAAGTTATTGATATGATAATTTCTGTAATTATATATTGTGGTGCATTTTCACTTTTATTTAGAGCTGTGTTAAAGAGACTAATTACAAGAAGAGAGGAGAAGAAATAA
- the gltS gene encoding sodium/glutamate symporter: MNFSFNDLGILFNFDMVGTVAIGLISLYVGKVLKKKLNFLHRFGVPAAVLGGLLFAIFHLLIRTTHIGSIQYNNAFQTPFMVVFFTTIGLGSSIDGLKKGGKLLIFFWLLSGFMTLMQTVIGVSVAKFTGINPLLGVLAGSVSMSGGHGAAGAFGQTVEGLGVTGSLTMALSSATFGLVAGGLLGAPLAISLIKKYKLKPKDVVNENEVGLKIDIDKKEINLNSMLRHISMLAIIMTVGISLSNLLKHSFNLALPSYVGAMFCAIIFNNLNIKHQWFDMDRNLINIIGETSLNIFLSMALISLKLWELAALAVPMIIILLCQVTFMFLYTRFIVFRAMGSDYDAAVMVSGMCGSGLGATTNAMINMGEVSGRYGYTVNPYLIIPLTGAFLIDIFQMPIIITAINLFK, translated from the coding sequence ATGAATTTTAGCTTTAATGACCTGGGAATACTTTTTAATTTCGACATGGTTGGAACTGTTGCCATTGGGCTTATATCACTTTACGTTGGAAAAGTTTTAAAGAAGAAACTTAACTTTTTACACAGATTTGGAGTGCCCGCTGCTGTTTTAGGTGGACTTTTATTTGCAATATTTCATTTACTTATAAGAACTACACATATTGGAAGCATCCAATATAACAATGCTTTCCAAACACCATTTATGGTAGTTTTCTTCACCACTATTGGTTTAGGATCTTCAATTGATGGTCTTAAAAAAGGTGGAAAACTTCTAATCTTCTTTTGGCTTTTAAGTGGATTCATGACTCTTATGCAAACAGTTATTGGTGTATCTGTTGCTAAGTTTACTGGAATTAATCCTCTTCTTGGAGTTCTTGCAGGATCTGTTTCAATGTCTGGAGGGCACGGAGCAGCTGGAGCTTTTGGACAAACAGTTGAAGGTTTAGGAGTTACCGGATCTCTTACAATGGCCCTTTCTTCCGCTACTTTTGGACTTGTAGCTGGTGGATTACTTGGAGCACCTTTAGCAATTAGTTTAATAAAAAAATATAAATTAAAACCTAAAGATGTTGTAAATGAAAATGAAGTTGGACTTAAAATAGATATTGATAAAAAAGAAATAAATCTTAATTCTATGTTAAGACATATATCAATGCTTGCTATTATTATGACTGTTGGGATTTCTCTTAGTAATCTTTTAAAACATAGTTTTAACTTAGCTTTACCTTCTTATGTTGGAGCAATGTTTTGTGCAATAATATTCAATAACTTAAATATTAAACATCAGTGGTTTGATATGGATAGAAATTTAATAAATATAATCGGAGAAACTTCTCTAAACATATTCCTTTCAATGGCTTTAATCTCTTTAAAACTTTGGGAATTAGCAGCTTTAGCAGTTCCTATGATTATAATTCTACTTTGCCAAGTTACATTTATGTTCCTTTATACAAGATTTATTGTGTTTAGAGCTATGGGTAGTGATTATGACGCTGCAGTTATGGTATCAGGAATGTGTGGATCTGGACTTGGAGCTACTACAAATGCAATGATTAACATGGGAGAAGTTAGTGGAAGATATGGATATACTGTAAATCCTTATTTAATAATTCCTCTTACTGGGGCATTTCTAATTGATATTTTCCAAATGCCAATCATTATCACTGCAATTAATCTATTTAAATAA
- the hutG gene encoding formimidoylglutamase — protein MNTLWNGRFDSNEEMDLRLWQIIKDAKDMKENSGYCFVGYDTDDGVKRNLGRPGAEGGSDSIRKAMQSFPKIDDLEIYDYYNLSNRKLEEAQEEYSNKIADVINKKNFPIGLGGGHDIAYGSYMGIRKAYPDKKLGIINFDTHLDMRPYEDGVSSGTSFKQILDSDKNAKYSIIGFKKQGNTKRLIETAKKYNSLILDEEEKEEIIIKKLKEYCDSVDIIYITFCMDVFDAVYAPGVSAPTILGLDPRKGQRIFQEILETKKVVCVDFAEVNPNYDIDMRTAKLVGVLIYNMMLNSKK, from the coding sequence ATGAATACATTATGGAATGGAAGATTCGATAGTAACGAAGAAATGGATTTAAGACTTTGGCAAATAATAAAAGATGCTAAAGATATGAAAGAAAACTCTGGTTATTGTTTTGTAGGATATGATACAGATGACGGAGTTAAAAGAAATTTAGGAAGACCTGGTGCTGAAGGTGGATCTGATTCCATTAGAAAAGCTATGCAATCTTTTCCAAAAATTGATGATTTAGAAATTTATGATTATTATAATCTTTCTAATAGAAAATTAGAAGAGGCACAAGAGGAATATTCTAACAAAATAGCTGATGTTATAAATAAAAAGAATTTTCCAATTGGACTAGGTGGAGGACACGATATAGCTTATGGTTCTTACATGGGAATAAGAAAAGCTTATCCTGATAAAAAACTTGGAATAATTAATTTTGATACTCATTTAGATATGAGGCCTTACGAAGATGGAGTTAGCTCTGGAACTTCATTTAAACAAATATTAGATTCTGACAAAAATGCTAAATATTCAATTATTGGATTCAAAAAACAAGGAAATACAAAACGTTTAATTGAAACAGCTAAAAAATATAATTCTTTAATTTTAGATGAAGAAGAAAAAGAAGAAATTATAATTAAAAAATTAAAAGAATATTGTGATAGTGTGGATATAATCTATATCACTTTCTGTATGGATGTGTTTGACGCAGTTTATGCACCTGGAGTTTCTGCTCCAACTATTTTAGGACTTGACCCTAGAAAGGGACAAAGAATTTTTCAAGAAATTCTAGAAACTAAAAAAGTTGTATGTGTTGACTTTGCTGAAGTTAATCCGAATTATGATATAGACATGAGAACTGCTAAATTAGTTGGGGTTTTAATATACAATATGATGTTAAATTCCAAAAAATAA
- a CDS encoding BMP family ABC transporter substrate-binding protein: MKKILCFMSMILAVVFVGCGGKEEGGASKTKVYEYALVTDVGTIDDKSFNQGAWEGVQAYTKEKHLPAKYYKPIEKSDEAYMTSMRLAIKGGAKVVVCPGFLFENPVWNLQQEYPDVKFIILDGAPHSGNYKYDIKDNTVAVFYADQQAGFLAGYAAVKDGYRNLGFMGGIAVPPVVNFGYGYVQGADYAAKELGIDDVKIKYTYLGSFGPSPENMAKAASWYNGDTDVIFACAGGAGNSVMKAAETAGKAMIGVDVDQSSESESVITSSMKNLGKSVHDILNLYEKGEFPGGQMLRLGAESGNVGLPMETSRFKKFTKDDYDMIYDKIANNEIEIQTNLIPEVTGLKVDKVQVELVK; the protein is encoded by the coding sequence ATGAAAAAAATCTTATGTTTTATGTCAATGATTTTAGCTGTTGTATTTGTAGGTTGTGGTGGAAAAGAAGAAGGTGGAGCTTCTAAAACAAAAGTTTATGAATATGCTCTAGTAACAGATGTTGGAACAATAGATGATAAATCATTTAATCAAGGAGCTTGGGAAGGTGTTCAAGCTTATACTAAAGAAAAACATTTACCAGCAAAATATTATAAGCCAATAGAAAAATCTGATGAAGCTTATATGACAAGTATGAGACTTGCTATAAAGGGTGGTGCAAAGGTTGTTGTTTGTCCAGGGTTCTTATTTGAAAATCCAGTTTGGAATTTACAACAAGAATATCCAGATGTTAAATTTATTATATTAGATGGTGCTCCTCATTCAGGAAACTATAAATATGATATTAAAGATAATACAGTTGCAGTTTTCTATGCTGACCAGCAAGCTGGTTTCTTAGCAGGATATGCAGCAGTTAAAGATGGATATAGAAATTTAGGATTTATGGGTGGAATTGCAGTTCCTCCAGTTGTAAACTTTGGTTATGGATATGTTCAAGGTGCAGATTACGCAGCTAAAGAATTAGGAATTGATGATGTTAAGATTAAATATACTTATTTAGGAAGTTTTGGACCTTCTCCTGAAAATATGGCAAAGGCAGCTTCTTGGTATAATGGAGATACTGATGTAATATTTGCTTGTGCAGGTGGAGCAGGAAACTCTGTAATGAAAGCTGCTGAAACAGCAGGAAAAGCAATGATCGGTGTTGACGTTGACCAATCAAGTGAATCTGAATCTGTAATAACTTCTTCAATGAAAAATTTAGGAAAATCTGTTCATGATATTCTTAATTTATATGAAAAAGGAGAATTCCCAGGTGGTCAAATGTTACGTTTAGGTGCTGAAAGTGGTAACGTAGGTCTTCCAATGGAAACTTCTAGATTTAAGAAATTTACTAAAGATGATTATGATATGATATATGATAAAATAGCTAATAATGAAATTGAAATTCAAACAAATTTAATTCCTGAAGTAACAGGTTTAAAAGTAGACAAAGTACAAGTTGAATTAGTTAAATAA